A stretch of Arthrobacter sunyaminii DNA encodes these proteins:
- a CDS encoding aminoglycoside phosphotransferase family protein → MSGPLMAAVRPLGLVPLSWSHLRTHHRPGAGISALYRVEAVPRRGSADSGRQPVQVQVGATTAALTPEQSRRTVRGSADGTAVRLWVHPRDPVLSGLAWATSPGAVARDLFDAGTDGARASLTLAAYRPLRRAVVRGTFEGATAYLKVLQPGLAPGLRRRLEAAAAAGLPVPALLEIPVGAVPEPDSVLALRALPGRSLHQHLHVSPDDVDPRSLLDLLAGLPPEALAFRRRPAWAERVVDYAAGAAVAFPQEAERITRCAREIDAAVRAADPGPLVTAHGDFHGGNLLVDNPGRAGWKISGMLDVDALGPGHLVDDLACFTGHLFVFAAVNPRSPGLRASADRFAGAFAAETDPAALYSRAAAVALTLVAGAAGRGTEAAVRTLAAAQELLVRSREHS, encoded by the coding sequence ATGTCCGGACCGCTGATGGCTGCGGTGCGTCCGCTGGGGTTGGTGCCCCTGTCCTGGAGCCACCTGCGCACCCATCACCGTCCGGGTGCAGGAATCAGTGCCTTGTACCGGGTCGAAGCAGTACCCCGCCGCGGTTCAGCCGACAGCGGCCGCCAACCCGTACAAGTGCAGGTGGGTGCAACCACCGCTGCATTGACCCCTGAACAAAGCCGCCGGACCGTGCGGGGCTCTGCGGACGGTACGGCAGTGAGACTCTGGGTGCATCCCCGGGACCCTGTCCTGTCGGGTTTGGCCTGGGCTACCAGCCCCGGCGCCGTGGCCCGGGACCTCTTTGACGCCGGAACGGACGGCGCCCGGGCGTCCTTGACCCTGGCGGCTTACCGGCCGCTGCGCCGCGCAGTCGTCCGCGGCACCTTCGAAGGTGCCACGGCCTACCTCAAAGTTCTGCAGCCGGGACTGGCTCCCGGGCTTCGCCGCCGGCTGGAAGCGGCGGCAGCTGCGGGACTTCCCGTGCCTGCGCTGCTGGAGATCCCCGTCGGAGCCGTTCCGGAGCCGGACAGTGTCCTGGCCCTGCGGGCACTTCCAGGCCGTTCCCTGCATCAGCACCTCCATGTGTCCCCGGATGATGTTGACCCGCGGTCGCTGCTCGATCTCCTGGCGGGACTGCCGCCGGAGGCACTGGCTTTTCGCCGCAGACCGGCATGGGCCGAACGCGTTGTGGACTACGCCGCGGGGGCCGCCGTCGCGTTCCCGCAGGAGGCGGAACGGATTACCCGGTGTGCCCGCGAAATCGACGCTGCGGTCCGCGCTGCCGATCCGGGCCCGCTGGTGACCGCGCACGGTGACTTTCACGGCGGCAACCTCCTCGTAGACAACCCAGGCCGGGCCGGGTGGAAGATCAGCGGAATGCTGGATGTGGACGCCCTCGGCCCCGGACACCTGGTGGATGATCTCGCTTGTTTTACGGGGCACCTGTTTGTTTTTGCGGCGGTAAACCCGCGGAGCCCGGGTCTGAGGGCCTCCGCGGACCGCTTTGCAGGCGCCTTCGCGGCCGAAACGGATCCCGCCGCTCTCTACTCCCGGGCGGCCGCCGTGGCGCTGACCCTCGTGGCCGGTGCGGCGGGGCGGGGAACGGAGGCAGCGGTCCGAACGCTGGCCGCAGCCCAGGAGCTTCTGGTCCGTTCCCGGGAACATTCCTGA
- a CDS encoding ABC transporter ATP-binding protein codes for MTLPDSAPRAVEPMITFRGVTKSFAGSASPAVENLSMDIDRGAVTVFVGPSGCGKTTSLRMINRMVEPTSGTITVDGADVSGVKAPQLRRSMGYVMQSAGLMPHRTVLDNVATVPRLNGQSRTSARARAAELLDVVGLASAMGGRYPAQLSGGQQQRVGVARALAADPPVLLMDEPFSAVDPVVRAELQQELLRLQRDLAKTIVFVTHDIDEATILGDKVAVFGAGGRLAQYAAPEEILRAPVDDFVAGFVGRDRGFRHLSFQAGNGVPLHPVQLLTPSELANPAVAVEEDWALAVDDGGRPLGWVPASRRASFTAADQLVPGGSLYREGETLRQALDAALSSPAGLGVAVDPENRVTGTIRAAEVLELIEQARLQRSAG; via the coding sequence ATGACCCTGCCGGACTCCGCCCCGCGGGCCGTCGAACCGATGATCACCTTCCGCGGTGTCACCAAGTCCTTCGCCGGCTCGGCCTCGCCCGCCGTGGAGAACCTGAGCATGGACATCGACCGCGGTGCCGTCACCGTCTTTGTTGGACCCTCGGGCTGCGGAAAGACAACATCCCTGCGAATGATCAACCGCATGGTGGAACCCACGTCCGGAACCATCACAGTGGACGGCGCGGACGTCAGCGGGGTCAAAGCTCCCCAGCTCAGGCGGTCCATGGGATACGTTATGCAGTCCGCCGGCCTGATGCCGCACCGCACCGTACTGGACAACGTGGCAACCGTTCCGCGCCTCAACGGACAGTCCCGGACCAGCGCCCGTGCCCGTGCCGCAGAACTGCTCGACGTCGTCGGGCTGGCCTCTGCAATGGGCGGACGGTACCCGGCACAGCTTTCGGGGGGACAGCAGCAGCGGGTCGGCGTGGCGCGGGCGCTCGCCGCAGATCCGCCCGTACTGCTCATGGATGAGCCGTTCAGCGCCGTGGATCCGGTGGTGCGTGCCGAATTGCAGCAGGAACTGCTGCGCCTGCAGCGGGACCTGGCCAAAACCATTGTTTTTGTCACCCACGACATTGATGAAGCAACAATCCTGGGAGACAAGGTCGCGGTTTTCGGCGCGGGCGGACGGCTGGCCCAGTACGCGGCACCCGAAGAAATCCTGCGGGCCCCGGTGGATGACTTTGTGGCCGGCTTCGTGGGGCGGGACCGCGGGTTCCGGCATCTGTCCTTCCAAGCGGGAAACGGTGTGCCGCTGCATCCGGTGCAGCTCCTGACACCCTCCGAGCTGGCGAATCCTGCGGTGGCTGTGGAGGAGGACTGGGCGCTCGCGGTCGACGACGGCGGGCGGCCGCTGGGCTGGGTGCCGGCGTCCCGGCGCGCGTCGTTCACTGCCGCGGATCAGCTGGTCCCGGGAGGGTCGCTGTACCGCGAGGGGGAAACCCTGCGGCAGGCGCTCGACGCCGCACTGTCTTCCCCCGCGGGGCTGGGCGTAGCGGTGGACCCGGAAAACCGCGTCACGGGAACCATTAGGGCCGCCGAGGTGCTGGAACTCATCGAGCAGGCCAGGCTGCAGCGGAGTGCGGGCTGA
- the cpaB gene encoding Flp pilus assembly protein CpaB translates to MSPYPAPKPRFASALRLRLKRFLLRRRRLLAALLCCAAAGTAVQALLPPAAGENSLVVSASDLPAGAVLTSRDLRTVTVPAATLPPGSFAAPGQAAGQRLATPLKQGSPVLQTSLVGKGLLTGAPPGSVAVAIRPADPAMVALLAPGQLVDVVLAGSDGMQHPDSPVLLASGAPILWTAADGASAWPGSAETDAMVVLAAAPDQAAALASASGSGLVHLILTGG, encoded by the coding sequence GTGAGTCCTTACCCCGCACCAAAACCCCGTTTCGCCTCCGCCCTTCGCCTGCGGTTGAAAAGATTCCTGCTCCGCCGCAGGCGCCTGCTCGCGGCCCTCTTGTGCTGCGCCGCCGCGGGCACAGCCGTCCAGGCGCTGTTGCCGCCTGCTGCCGGTGAAAATTCACTTGTCGTCTCGGCCTCGGACCTGCCGGCCGGAGCCGTACTCACGTCACGGGACCTCCGGACGGTGACGGTTCCGGCAGCAACACTGCCCCCGGGCTCATTCGCTGCCCCTGGACAGGCTGCCGGCCAGCGGCTGGCCACTCCCCTGAAGCAGGGCAGCCCGGTGCTGCAGACATCGCTGGTGGGTAAAGGACTCCTGACCGGAGCCCCGCCCGGTTCCGTGGCGGTGGCGATCCGCCCAGCCGATCCTGCCATGGTTGCGCTGTTGGCCCCTGGACAGCTGGTGGACGTGGTCCTCGCAGGCTCCGACGGCATGCAGCATCCGGACAGCCCGGTGCTTCTCGCCTCCGGAGCACCCATCCTGTGGACGGCTGCGGACGGTGCTTCCGCGTGGCCGGGTTCCGCCGAAACCGATGCCATGGTGGTATTGGCGGCCGCACCTGACCAGGCTGCCGCCCTTGCCTCCGCCTCGGGGTCCGGCCTGGTTCACCTGATCCTTACCGGGGGCTGA
- a CDS encoding FmdB family zinc ribbon protein, with protein sequence MPTYAYACKDCSHTFDIQQSFTDDTLTVCPECSGNLRKKFNSVGVVFKGSGFYRTDSRDAKSTLPAAPAKTDSASSTASTATSSPAPATSSASAGSSGSSSGKGSSAA encoded by the coding sequence GTGCCTACGTATGCCTATGCCTGCAAGGACTGCAGCCACACGTTCGATATCCAGCAGTCCTTCACCGATGACACCCTGACGGTTTGCCCCGAGTGCAGCGGCAACCTGAGGAAGAAGTTCAACAGTGTAGGGGTGGTGTTCAAGGGGTCGGGTTTTTACCGCACTGATTCCCGCGATGCCAAGAGCACCCTTCCGGCAGCACCGGCCAAGACTGACAGTGCTTCGTCCACTGCCTCTACAGCTACCTCGTCACCGGCACCGGCAACTTCTTCCGCGTCCGCAGGATCCTCCGGCTCGTCCTCAGGCAAGGGCTCTTCCGCCGCTTAG
- a CDS encoding N-acetylglucosamine kinase — protein sequence MDILRGAQSSGSGQIIIGLDIGGTKTHGLLLVDGVPAGEAVSGSANVQNVAPAQAAANLAEIFTALGSVPANRVIAGSGGIDTADDADALRALISPHVPGAAVDVIHDTRLILAAGQTPAGIALIAGTGSVAWGLNPTGEEARCGGWGYLLGDEGSAYWMAREAVRHALRRFNLRQQPDELSAALLTACSVTDPEQLIALFHDTGTGRRYWASKASVVFDAATQGSAAGSEIVAAGARHLAGLAADTARLLDISGPVVVGGGLGMYQPLLRDRLRQDLERAGLTGIRFLEQDPVHGVRYLAAQDVQRG from the coding sequence ATGGACATTCTCCGCGGGGCACAAAGCAGCGGTTCCGGCCAGATCATCATTGGCCTGGACATCGGCGGAACCAAAACCCACGGGCTGCTCCTCGTTGACGGGGTTCCCGCCGGGGAAGCAGTGAGCGGCAGCGCCAATGTCCAGAACGTTGCCCCGGCGCAGGCTGCCGCCAACCTCGCCGAGATTTTTACGGCTTTGGGCTCCGTTCCGGCGAACCGCGTTATCGCCGGTTCCGGCGGCATTGACACCGCCGACGACGCCGACGCGCTCCGTGCGCTGATCAGCCCCCACGTTCCAGGCGCCGCGGTGGACGTCATCCATGACACCCGCCTGATCCTGGCGGCCGGACAGACGCCGGCCGGCATTGCCCTGATTGCCGGGACCGGATCCGTGGCGTGGGGGCTCAACCCGACCGGGGAAGAGGCCCGCTGCGGAGGCTGGGGTTACCTTCTGGGCGATGAGGGCAGCGCTTACTGGATGGCGCGTGAAGCCGTCCGGCATGCCCTGCGCCGCTTCAACCTTCGCCAGCAGCCGGATGAGTTGTCCGCCGCGCTGCTGACCGCCTGCTCAGTGACCGATCCGGAGCAACTCATCGCCCTGTTTCACGACACCGGCACCGGGCGCCGGTACTGGGCCTCGAAAGCCTCAGTGGTCTTTGATGCCGCAACGCAGGGCAGCGCCGCGGGCAGCGAAATTGTGGCGGCAGGAGCGCGTCACCTGGCGGGGCTGGCGGCGGATACTGCCCGGTTGCTGGACATTAGCGGCCCCGTGGTGGTTGGCGGTGGCCTGGGCATGTATCAGCCGCTGCTCCGGGACCGGCTGCGCCAGGACCTGGAACGCGCCGGGCTGACCGGCATCCGGTTCCTGGAACAGGACCCGGTGCACGGTGTCCGGTATTTGGCCGCGCAGGACGTCCAGCGTGGCTGA
- a CDS encoding 5-formyltetrahydrofolate cyclo-ligase, whose translation MPHSAASKDQARNEYRRRRRELPSAAALVAGRSLAARAFTVIPRLVSPAATVAAYLSAGREPDTGPLLAGLHAGGYDVVVPVCEPERQLSWCRWTPESSLVPGLFPSVPEPAGPRLSVQDLPNLELLLIPALAVDAEGMRMGKGGGYYDRFLSGFRAMGNAAPAVGVVYDQEFVSAGSWESDSLDQPVNAVLTPSQWTNLPLRPVYS comes from the coding sequence ATGCCTCACTCTGCTGCTTCCAAGGACCAGGCCCGGAACGAATATCGACGGCGCCGGCGGGAGCTGCCATCCGCCGCTGCGCTGGTTGCCGGCCGGTCGCTGGCAGCCCGTGCTTTCACCGTCATTCCGCGTTTGGTGTCCCCCGCTGCCACGGTGGCCGCGTACCTGTCCGCCGGACGTGAACCTGACACAGGTCCGCTGCTGGCAGGACTGCACGCGGGGGGATACGACGTCGTGGTTCCGGTCTGCGAGCCTGAGCGCCAGCTTTCCTGGTGCCGCTGGACACCCGAATCATCCCTCGTACCCGGGTTATTCCCGTCCGTTCCCGAACCTGCCGGGCCCAGGCTGTCAGTGCAGGACCTCCCAAACCTCGAACTGCTCCTCATCCCGGCCCTGGCCGTTGATGCCGAGGGGATGCGGATGGGCAAGGGCGGCGGCTACTACGACCGGTTCCTGTCCGGTTTCAGGGCCATGGGTAACGCCGCCCCGGCGGTTGGCGTGGTCTATGACCAGGAATTTGTGTCTGCAGGGTCCTGGGAATCCGATTCCCTGGACCAGCCGGTGAACGCAGTGCTGACCCCCTCACAGTGGACGAATCTGCCGCTTAGGCCGGTGTATAGTTAG
- a CDS encoding ABC transporter permease codes for MEWFLAHTDQVFRLTGLHLYQSIVPLVLGILIAVPLAALVRNSNRVRGIILAAGSLLYTIPSLALFVTLPAILGTRILDISNIIIALTIYAVALMLRVAVDAFDSVDDGVRQAAVAMGYRPLRRFLTVDLPLSVPVLIAGLRVVSVSNISMVSVGALIGVENLGFFFRDGLRRYFITEIVVGIVATLVLAFLMDLVFVLLQRALTPWLRAGRVPGASAGMFGLRRRGDAGTAGVPGTRDQAAPGTPAAAPDVALKGA; via the coding sequence ATGGAATGGTTCCTCGCCCACACCGACCAGGTGTTCCGGCTGACCGGACTGCACCTGTACCAGTCCATCGTGCCGCTGGTGCTGGGCATCCTCATCGCGGTGCCGCTGGCAGCCCTGGTCCGCAACAGCAACCGCGTCCGCGGCATCATTCTTGCCGCCGGGTCGCTGCTCTACACGATTCCGTCCCTGGCGCTTTTCGTGACGCTGCCCGCCATCCTTGGAACCCGCATCCTGGACATCAGCAACATCATCATCGCGCTGACCATCTACGCCGTGGCGCTGATGCTGCGCGTGGCCGTTGACGCCTTCGACTCAGTGGACGACGGCGTCCGGCAGGCCGCCGTCGCCATGGGATACCGGCCGCTGCGCCGGTTCCTCACCGTGGACCTGCCGCTGTCCGTTCCGGTCCTGATTGCCGGGCTGCGGGTGGTGTCGGTCAGCAACATCTCGATGGTCAGCGTGGGCGCCCTCATCGGAGTGGAAAACCTGGGCTTCTTCTTCCGGGACGGACTGCGCCGCTACTTCATCACCGAGATTGTGGTGGGCATTGTTGCCACGCTTGTCCTGGCCTTCCTGATGGACCTGGTGTTCGTGCTGCTGCAGCGTGCGCTGACGCCCTGGCTGCGCGCCGGCCGGGTTCCGGGAGCCTCCGCAGGCATGTTCGGGTTGCGCAGGCGCGGGGACGCCGGCACTGCCGGCGTCCCCGGGACCAGAGACCAGGCCGCCCCCGGCACCCCGGCAGCGGCGCCCGACGTCGCACTGAAGGGGGCGTAA
- a CDS encoding GNAT family N-acetyltransferase — MWGSAIWPVTLECGDLGLRPIRYRDRREWTDLRIRNAQWMAPWEASNPLPGGDLPSYAAMVRSLNQQARQETALPFLITEREGLRSAPAIAGQLTVSTIVWGSARMATLGYWVDEARAGRGIAPTAVALATDHCFGALGLHRMEINIKPENAASLRVVEKLGFRDEGLRKRYLHIAGQWADHRSFALTTEDVPEGLLTRWLART, encoded by the coding sequence GTGTGGGGGTCGGCCATCTGGCCGGTGACGCTGGAATGCGGCGACCTGGGGCTGCGCCCCATCCGCTACCGCGACCGGCGCGAGTGGACGGACCTCCGCATCCGCAATGCCCAATGGATGGCGCCCTGGGAAGCAAGCAATCCGCTTCCCGGCGGCGACCTTCCGTCCTATGCGGCTATGGTGCGCAGCCTGAACCAGCAGGCGCGCCAGGAAACAGCACTCCCTTTCCTCATCACTGAACGCGAGGGACTGCGTTCTGCGCCGGCGATTGCGGGGCAGCTGACCGTGTCCACCATTGTCTGGGGATCAGCCCGCATGGCCACCCTGGGGTACTGGGTGGACGAAGCGAGGGCCGGCCGGGGGATCGCGCCGACAGCGGTTGCTCTGGCTACGGACCACTGCTTTGGTGCCCTTGGACTCCATCGGATGGAAATCAACATCAAACCGGAGAACGCCGCCAGCCTTCGCGTTGTCGAAAAGCTGGGTTTTCGTGATGAAGGGCTGCGGAAACGATATTTGCACATTGCCGGTCAATGGGCTGATCACCGCAGCTTTGCCCTCACTACCGAAGATGTTCCGGAGGGATTGCTGACCCGCTGGCTGGCCAGGACATGA
- a CDS encoding NUDIX hydrolase, with product MAESFDTRVGAYAVIIRNGSILLSHWRDHGYSSWTLPGGGLEVREDATAAVVREVREETGYFVEPEELLGVDSIFIEPEHRFPGENRNLLHALRIVYRARVLSGTLTHELGGSTDEAAWVPLDRVPELGPAPLVQVGLKMAAIRPAVRSE from the coding sequence GTGGCTGAAAGTTTCGACACCCGGGTGGGCGCATACGCCGTCATCATCCGAAACGGCAGCATCCTGCTCTCGCACTGGCGTGACCACGGCTATTCCAGCTGGACCCTGCCCGGGGGAGGACTCGAGGTGCGTGAAGACGCGACCGCCGCCGTCGTGCGGGAAGTCCGCGAGGAGACCGGCTATTTTGTGGAACCGGAGGAGCTGCTGGGGGTGGACAGCATCTTCATCGAACCGGAGCACCGCTTTCCCGGCGAAAACCGGAACCTGCTCCACGCACTGCGGATCGTCTACCGTGCCCGTGTCCTGTCAGGGACGCTCACCCATGAGCTGGGCGGCAGCACCGACGAGGCAGCCTGGGTGCCGCTGGACCGGGTTCCCGAGCTGGGACCGGCACCCCTGGTGCAGGTGGGGCTGAAGATGGCAGCCATCCGCCCGGCTGTCCGTTCCGAATGA
- the galU gene encoding UTP--glucose-1-phosphate uridylyltransferase GalU produces the protein MTSRATVTKAVIPAAGLGTRFLPATKAMPKEMLPVVDKPAIQYVVEEAVNSGMSDILMITGRNKRSLEDHFDRVPFIEKTLEDKGDLEKLALVRAASELGEIHYLRQGDPKGLGHAVLRAKLHVGDEPFAVLLGDDLIDARDELLTKMVEVQAKTGGSVIALIEVEPEQISAYGCADISVVEGEDYVRVNKLVEKPDVADAPSNLAVIGRYVLHPAVFDVLEETGPGRGGEIQLTDALQTLAAREEGEGAGVYGVVFRGRRYDTGDKLSYLKAVVTLASEREDLGPDLREWLKDFTGTLES, from the coding sequence ATGACTTCACGTGCCACCGTAACCAAAGCCGTAATTCCCGCAGCCGGGCTGGGTACCCGTTTCCTGCCGGCAACCAAAGCCATGCCGAAGGAAATGCTGCCGGTAGTGGATAAGCCCGCCATTCAATATGTGGTGGAGGAGGCCGTCAATTCCGGTATGTCCGACATCCTGATGATTACCGGCCGTAACAAACGATCCCTCGAAGACCACTTTGACCGCGTCCCTTTTATCGAAAAGACGCTTGAGGATAAGGGCGATCTCGAAAAACTTGCACTGGTGCGGGCGGCTTCTGAACTCGGCGAGATCCACTACCTGCGCCAGGGTGACCCCAAGGGTCTGGGACACGCCGTGCTGCGGGCCAAGCTTCACGTCGGAGATGAGCCGTTCGCTGTACTCCTCGGTGATGATCTGATTGACGCCCGTGACGAACTCCTGACCAAGATGGTCGAGGTCCAGGCCAAGACCGGCGGTTCGGTTATTGCCCTCATCGAGGTGGAGCCGGAGCAGATCAGCGCCTATGGCTGCGCCGACATCTCCGTGGTCGAAGGCGAAGACTACGTCCGTGTGAACAAGCTGGTGGAAAAGCCGGATGTTGCTGACGCACCGTCCAACCTTGCCGTTATAGGCAGGTATGTCCTGCACCCGGCGGTGTTCGATGTGCTGGAGGAAACCGGCCCCGGACGCGGCGGAGAAATCCAGCTGACCGATGCCCTGCAGACCCTGGCCGCACGGGAAGAGGGTGAAGGCGCCGGCGTGTACGGCGTCGTGTTCCGCGGCCGCCGGTATGACACCGGTGACAAGCTGAGCTACCTGAAAGCCGTAGTGACGCTGGCCTCCGAGCGCGAGGACCTCGGTCCGGACCTGCGCGAGTGGCTCAAGGACTTCACCGGTACGCTCGAAAGCTGA